Proteins from a single region of Macaca fascicularis isolate 582-1 chromosome 5, T2T-MFA8v1.1:
- the LOC102118479 gene encoding small ribosomal subunit protein uS12-like, which produces MGKCRGLRTARKLRSHRRDQKWHDKQYKKAHLGIALKVNPFGGASHAKEIVLEKVGVEAKQPNSAIRKCVRVQLIKNGKKITAFVPNDGCLNFIEENDEVLVAGFGCKGHAVGDIPGVRFKVVKVASVSLLALYKGKKERPRS; this is translated from the coding sequence ATGGGCAAGTGTCGTGGACTTCGTACTGCTAGGAAGCTCCGCAGTCACCGACGAGACCAGAAGTGGCATGATAAACAGTACAAGAAAGCCCATTTGGGCATAGCCCTGAAGGTCAACCCTTTTGGAGGTGCTTCTCATGCAAAAGAAATCGTCCTGGAAAAAGTAGGAGTTGAAGCCAAACAGCCAAATTCTGCCATTAGGAAGTGTGTCAGGGTCCAGCTGATCAAGAATGGCAAGAAAATCACAGCCTTTGTACCCAACGACGGTTGCTTGAACTTTATTGAGGAAAACGATGAAGTTCTGGTTGCTGGATTTGGTTGCAAAGGTCATGCTGTTGGTGATATTCCTGGAGTCCGCTTTAAGGTTGTCAAAGTAGCCAGTGTGTCTCTTCTGGCCCTGTACAAAGGCAAGAAGGAAAGACCAAGATCATAA